From the Caldisericia bacterium genome, the window ATGGGAAAGGTTGCATTTTTGTCAAAGAAGTAAATGATTGCCTTTCTGCCCTGGGGAAGAGAAGATGTAAGCATGTTAAGGGGTTCTGATATAGACACAGAATCCCAATAGAAATTGTCAGGTTTGTCATTTATTAGAATTTGAACCCTCCTTAATGGTGTATTTGCCACTATACTGTTTACAATGGAGTAGAGTGAAGCTGCTTCACCAGATATTCCAGGAAGTATTCTATTTTTAATCTCCTTGGAAAAGGAGACAATGGCTATATCTTCTTTGGTTTCAACGCCTATAATCTTCGTATTTGGATCTACAACTCTTGAGAGATTACTATTTTTTGGACCTCTTACTATTTCAAGACATATCCTCTTTATCTTTTCCTCTATATGAGAAAATTTTGGAATTGTGTGTCTTTCCCATACAAGTTCTTTAGAGTCCTCTTCATAAAAGTATATTTTTACTGATTCATTGCCTTTAGAGAAAAGATTAATATTAAATACTCTTAGTGAAACAAGAACCACAATAACAAATATAAGCAGGAACACAAAGGCTAAGCGTCTTGAACTATCTTTTTTTCTTTTTATATTTCTCTTTCTCATCCATTAAATTATAACACCAAAGGATTTAAGAGATAGATATATAAGAAATACACCAAGGATAAGGAAGAGAATTGAGGTTGCCAGTTTCACCTTTCCCACATTCTCCCTCATCAATCTTCCGAGTTCTCTGTTGGACATACCAAAATAGACACCGGTAAATATAAGTATCAAAGGTAGAACAAACATAAGATTGTAGATTACAAGCATTAACAAAGCTTTAACTCTAAGTTCTGGGATTCCAATTATATAGACTATGGTTGGTAGGTAGGTTTGTCCTGTACACAGGAACTCTATCAGGGAGATTGGAAATGCCACAAGGAAGGCAGTAACTGCTATTAAAGATGATTTTGGTTGTTTCTTTATAATCTCCTTTGCCCCCTTTTTAAAAAATCTTGGCAATTGAAGGGAAATATCTCCTCCTTTGCCTTTTTTAATCTTTATATAATCTATAAAAGAAAAGACAGAGAGAGTTATTACAAGAATTGCAGAGATAAGGTATATTACTTTTGAGATCATTCCAACAAAAGAAAGTTTAAGTATTACCCTGAATAGACCCAAACCAGATAGAAGGTAAGCAAGGAATACACCGAGTGTAAAAGATATTCCTGTTATTAGAACTTCTCTCCTGCTCCTTTTTTGGGTAAGAAGAAATGTTATGAAAAATATTAGAACTGCAAAGGCACATGGATTTATTCCATCAATCAACCCTGCCAACATAACCATCAAGGGACCAAATGTTTCGAAGTATCTTTTGATTCTTTCCTTTCCACTCATACTTGATGATGCTGCCTCAAGTAAAAACTGGGTATCCTCTGGAGAGTAATTTTTTATCTTTTCCATTAAATTTTCTTTGATTTCTTCTTCTCCTATAAGGGCAGTTTTTCCAATAAAAACTGCTGGAACGACTCCCCTCTCTTTTTCGTCAACTTCATATATTTCATCAAGTTTTGCTCTAAGTTCCTGATTCTTTTCCTCTGCTATATTAAACTTTGTTATTTTTATTCTCTTATTTGACAATGCAAGGTGTTCAAGATATGGACCTACCCTTCCGCATTCTGGACAACCCTCTATGTAGAAGTAGTAGATAGTTATGTCAGAGTTAAGTGAGAAAATTTTCACTTGAGGAATTAAAAAAAATAAAAAGAGGAAAGCTATTAGTATATATTTTTTCATAGCCCTAAAAATTCCTTTAGTTTCTCCTCTATGTTTTTGAATGTGGGACTCCCATGGAACATAATTGTTCCATCTGAATCTACAAACATAACTCTTGGTGTAAACTCCATTGTAAGTTTTTTTACAAGCTCTCTCTTTGTATCGATTACTATTCTCATATAATCTATGTTTTTAGAGTCTTTATACTTTTCAAGGGTTTTATCTTTGGAGGTTACCGATATAAAAAGATAGTTAACTTTCCTCCTTTTTATATATTTTGATAGCATCTCATCAAATTCACGTGTGTGCCGTATACAGGAACCACATGTGGCGTTTGTTGCAACTATTATGAGTTTCTTTCCCATTAAATCCCTGCTTTTTATTTTATTTCCATCAATGTCTATTGCCTCAAATTCAGGTAGTTTATCACCAATCCTAAGTATTTTATGCTCCTCTTCTTTATTTGAAGTAAGGTTTTTGTATGCAGTGACTCCATGATCATCTATGTATGAGAGGGCAGCAACCTCTTTTATTTTATCTCGAATCAACATAGAGACCTCTCCTTCCTCTACTGGGAGAGGGATGGGTTTTGTAAGAAGGTCCTTATAATCTTTTCCTTCAAAGTTTTTAAAGAATGAATCCCAATCTACATCACTTGATGTTAATATCTCATTCATAGGTAGAATTTTTAGTATTTTTCCGTTGGAGTCAAATGCAACAAGGAGTTTAACTTCATTGTTCTTATTCTTCAAAGAAAGATGCTTAATTGTAACTACTGCCGTTTTTCCAAGAAAGGTGTTTTTCTTGTTTACTATGGTATCAAA encodes:
- a CDS encoding redoxin domain-containing protein; this translates as MKKRKEKNPVKTYFIVSSIIILAFILIVTIPLIFKKNLSYDKALSLVFGKDVSIYETRTVNFPDRPDTGVSFDTIVNKKNTFLGKTAVVTIKHLSLKNKNNEVKLLVAFDSNGKILKILPMNEILTSSDVDWDSFFKNFEGKDYKDLLTKPIPLPVEEGEVSMLIRDKIKEVAALSYIDDHGVTAYKNLTSNKEEEHKILRIGDKLPEFEAIDIDGNKIKSRDLMGKKLIIVATNATCGSCIRHTREFDEMLSKYIKRRKVNYLFISVTSKDKTLEKYKDSKNIDYMRIVIDTKRELVKKLTMEFTPRVMFVDSDGTIMFHGSPTFKNIEEKLKEFLGL